In a genomic window of Octadecabacter temperatus:
- a CDS encoding MFS transporter, which produces METQRTNWALIGLLWTTGLLAAAQFAKLTLTLDGFQAAYQNHPAPLAVSGVAVVGILGGAVAGFFVAKIGARRAVLWAVAMSAVVSLVQGQKMPFEWFMCTRIIEGFGHLLLVVALPTMMVALAKPSDKAVVMGIWGTFFGVGFALLALVIPVIEGWGGHWAVYRAHGVLLALMFPIVWFVLPKVMAAGSAMPNIFALHRTIYTNPRYFAPGLGHGIYTSIFIALVAFLPGTLGAAWLTPVLPLANLSGTFAAGFIAKRVPASKLSIYGFSAGVVLFALMALTGSIIVTLVALFITGLTAGANFAAVPELNDAPEDQARANGSMAQIGNMGTFCGTPIYALVAGNLWGIAGISIVICIMGAVFAGLAYRAARMSAE; this is translated from the coding sequence ATGGAAACGCAACGCACCAATTGGGCGCTTATCGGGCTGCTCTGGACGACCGGCCTTTTGGCAGCGGCACAGTTCGCAAAGCTGACGCTGACGCTTGATGGATTTCAAGCAGCCTACCAAAACCATCCTGCGCCATTGGCGGTGTCTGGCGTTGCCGTTGTTGGTATTTTGGGTGGCGCGGTTGCGGGTTTCTTTGTCGCTAAAATCGGCGCACGCCGCGCTGTGCTTTGGGCGGTTGCGATGTCCGCAGTGGTATCCTTGGTCCAAGGGCAAAAGATGCCGTTTGAGTGGTTCATGTGCACGCGGATCATTGAAGGGTTCGGGCATTTGCTGCTTGTCGTTGCGTTACCGACGATGATGGTCGCGTTGGCTAAACCAAGCGACAAGGCCGTCGTGATGGGTATTTGGGGAACGTTCTTTGGCGTTGGTTTTGCGTTATTGGCACTTGTTATCCCAGTGATCGAAGGCTGGGGCGGGCATTGGGCTGTGTACCGCGCCCACGGGGTTTTGCTGGCGTTGATGTTCCCAATTGTCTGGTTTGTTCTGCCAAAGGTCATGGCGGCTGGTTCCGCGATGCCCAATATATTCGCGCTGCACCGCACAATCTACACCAACCCGCGCTATTTCGCACCGGGGCTGGGACATGGGATTTACACGTCAATCTTCATCGCGTTGGTTGCGTTCTTGCCGGGCACTTTGGGCGCTGCATGGCTGACGCCGGTTCTGCCACTGGCGAACCTTTCAGGTACTTTTGCTGCAGGGTTCATTGCCAAACGGGTGCCCGCATCAAAGCTTTCGATCTATGGGTTTTCTGCTGGAGTTGTTTTGTTTGCACTGATGGCGTTGACGGGATCGATCATCGTGACGTTGGTGGCGTTGTTTATCACAGGGCTTACAGCAGGCGCGAATTTCGCGGCCGTACCCGAGTTGAACGATGCGCCAGAAGACCAAGCGCGGGCGAATGGGTCTATGGCACAGATCGGGAATATGGGTACGTTTTGCGGCACGCCGATCTATGCGCTTGTCGCGGGAAATCTGTGGGGCATTGCAGGAATTAGCATCGTGATTTGCATCATGGGTGCGGTTTTTGCGGGGCTTGCGTATCGCGCCGCGCGAATGTCAGCAGAGTGA